The region TGATCAGCCCACGGTGGTCTCCGAGGCCTTCACCGTCGTCGACGTGCCCGCGTACACGGCCCGCCAGGTGCGCTTGCCGATCTTCTTCTTGAGCAGCTGGAACTTCCCGGCCGCGTCGGTGGTGGCCGTGCCCGCGCTCACCCATTTCCCGGTGCTCAGGGCCTTGTACTGGATGGTGATCTTCTGCTGGGCGACGGGACCCCAGACCAGGTCCTGCGGGTTGAGGCTCACCCGGTACAGCCGTCCGTAGACGAGCCGCCCCGTGCCCTCCTGGTACGCGTCCACCCCGATGATCGAGTCCCGTAGCACCCGGAACGTGGCGTTGCACCTGCTCCCGTCCCGGGTGACACGGACGGTGTGCTGGCCCGCGTCGCGGTTGCGGAAGTCTTCCCGGTCGAAGACCCGTACCGGGGCCTCGTCGGTGACCTTCAGCTGAAGGCCCGCCGAGATCGATCCGGCCGAAACCGACTGCAATTTCCAGTCCTTGGCGCCGGAAACCGTGAACGTGACCTGATGCGGCTCGTCCGACACGACAGCCTGCGTGGGGGCGACGGTGCAGGTGGCCGCACCGGCCGGGGTGGCGGGGGCCACGACGGCGGTGGCGGCCAGCAGTACGGCAAAGATGCCTGATTTCTTCACGTTCGGGATCCTATGAACTCGCTGGGGCTGCCGGGGTGTAAATGACTGGACCGTTACCTGACCTGCACGTCATGCTCGACCCGAACTTACCGCTGGGGTGAGACATGACTGGGAGGTGGCAAGGTGACAGTGCAGCGTCTGGGAGAGAAGATCTTCAACTGGGCGAGCATCCTGGAGGAGAAGACGCGGGAGCAAGCCGTCCGCGCCTCCCAGATGCCCTTCATCTTCCCGCATCTCGCGTTGATGCCCGACGCCCACCTGGGCAAGGGGGCGACCGTCGGCTCGGTCATCCCGACCGACCGGGCGATCATCCCGGCCGCCGTCGGGGTGGACATCGGCTGCGGCATGATCGCGGTGCGCACGCAGTGGAGCGAGGACCAGATCCGGGCCCAGGGCGACCTGAGTGTGCTACGGATCGCGATCGAGCGCGAGATACCACTGTCGGCAGGCGGTTACAACACCGAGGCGCGCACGGTCGAGCCGGTGGTCGCGGAGCGTCTGACGGTGCTGGAGACGAAGGCCGAGAAGGCTGGTTTCGATCCCACCTCCTACACCGGGAAGTGGAAGCGGCAGCTGGGTAGCCTCGGGTCGGGTAACCACTTCATCGAGGTGACGGCGGACGAGACCGGAACCGTCTGGCTGTTCCTGCACTCGGGTTCGCGGGGCGTGGGAAACCTGATCGCGCAGAAGCACATCAAGGTGGCCCGGGCCCAGATGGAGAAGTGGCACATCATCCTGCCCGACCTCGACCTGGCCTACCTGGTGCAGGACACGGACGAGTTCTGGTCGTACATCAACCAGATGCGCTGGGCGCAGGACTTCGCGCTGGCCAACCGGGAGGAGATGATGCACCGGCTGATGCTGTGCGTCGCCGACTTCATGGGTGAGCCGGTGCAGGACCTCGAGCTGATCAACTGCCATCACAATTTCACGCAGCAGGAGAACCACTACGGCAAGAACCTCTGGATCAGCCGGAAGGGTGCGATCCAGGCCGACGAGGGCCGGCCGGGCCTGATCCCGGGGTCGATGGGCACGGCCAGCTACGTGGTGACGGGCAAGGGCAACAAGCTCTCGCTCAACTCCTCGCCGCACGGTGCGGGCCGGAACTTCTCCCGTACCGCGGCCCGGAAGAAGTTCAGCATCGACGACCTGCGGGTCGCGATGAAGGGCATCGAGTACCGGGACACGGACGCGTTCATCGACGAGATCCCGGCAGCGTACAAGGACATCGACCAGGTGATGGCCGACGCCGCCGACCTGGTCGAGGTGCAGCACACGCTGCACCAGATCCTGAACGTCAAGGGAGACTGACAAACACCGCAGGGTGGACGTCTGTGCGTACGTGCGCACAGACGTCCACCATGCGTGTCGGGCAGGGTCTGTCAGGCCGGGGTCGTCGGTAGCCGCCGGAGGTCGAGCTCCGGCAGCGGCACCGGCTGCCCGTAGAGCGGCCCCTGGCCCTGGTGTACTCCCAGGCCACCCAGCCGGTCGGCCTGCTCCTGGTGATCGACGCCGTCGGCGATCAGGAGCAGATCCAGGCCCGGGGTCATGGCGATCGTGCCGGCCAGCACCCGGGCGGCCCGGCTCTGCGGATCGGCCGTGGTCAGCGACTCGTCCAGCACGATCGAGCCGATGGGCAGGTGGGTCAGGAGACCCAGCCCGCTCGGACCCGAGCCGAATGCGTCCAGGCCGATGCCCACGCCGAGATCGGTGATGCGGCCGAGAATGCCGGCCGCAGCGGGCAGGTCGTTCACCGGGCGGGTCTCGGTGAGGTGCAGCACCAGGGCTCGGCCGGGCAGTTCGTGGCGTCGCAGGGTGCGCTCGACCACGATCGCGAGGCGCTCGTCGGTGATGTACGACGCGTTCAGCGGCACGTGGGCGGTGAGGGTGTCCCAGGCCGGGGCCTTGCGCAGCAGGGCGATGTCGTGGCAGATCGCGTCGAAGAGGCGCTCTTCCAGCGCTCTTCGGAGACCGGCGTGCTCGGCGGCGGCCATCAGTGAGTCCGGGGTCATCAGGCCGTGCACCGGGTGGCGCCACCGCACCGTTGACGAGAGAGCTTGCAGTTTACCGGTCTTCAGGTCGATCACCGGGCGGTACAGCACGTCGATGTGGTCGAGCGAGAGCGTGGCCAGCTGTTCGGCGCGCTCCAGGGTGTCGTCGGTCGGGCCATCTGGATCGTCAGGATCAACAGCATCAACAGAGGACGAGGCGATCGCTCCGGCGCTCGGTCTCGCTTTCTGCTTCAGTTCGGTGGCCCGGCTGAACGGGATGATCTCGGCCTCCGGCCGGGTGCCGGCGCGCACTTCGGCCTCGATCTGTAGCGCCTCGAAAGCACGCATCTGCGCGGCATTCCGTTCGGACGCGCGGCGCTCGGACTCCTCGTACTCGGCCATCCAGCGCTCGGTGTCGCGTTGCGTGGCGGCGACGAGTTTCTCCTTCTCCGCCTCCTTCGCGTCTTCCGGCGAGGGCACCGGCCTGGGCGGCTCCGGCCGGGCCTGGCCGGACGCGCGGTAGACGGCGGCCGGGGTGGTCAGCCCGCCGGTCACCGGACGGGACCCGGGGCGGGGGATCGGCCCGGTCTGCGGGTCCATCACGCGGGGCAGCCCGGGAGGGGGAGCCGGTGAGCCGACCGGTGGCGGCGGTGCCGCGTCCTGCGCTCGTTGTTGTTCCGGGACGGTCTGTTCCGGAGGTGCCGCCGGGTCGAACAGGGGCAGGTAACGGTCCTGGCCGGTGCGATCGCCGGAACCGGTGCGGAAGGTGACCAACTGGTTCTTGCCTCGTCTCTTGGCCGCGTACATCGCTTGGTCGACGCCCGCGAGCAGACTTTCGGGGGATGCGTCGGGGGCCACCCGGTCCAGCACGGCGACTCCGACGCTGGCCCCGACCCGCACCCGTGCCTCCTGGCCGTGATGCGTGAGCTGAAAAGGTTTTCCGACCGACGCGAGGATCCGGCGCCCGATCACGTCGGGCCCCTCGGTGGCGTCTTCCATCAGGACGGCGAACTCGTCGCCGCCCAGCCGGGCGACCGTGTCACCGGGGCCCACACAGTCTCGCAGCCGGTCGCCCACCGCGCGCAGCAGGTCGTCGCCGACGGTGTGGCCGAGGCGGTCGTTCACCGCCTTGAAGTCGTCGAGATCGCAGAAGAGCAGACCGAGGGGCCGCCCGCCCCGGATGGCATGGCGCAGTCGCTGATCGAACAGCGCGCGATTGGGGAGACCGGTGAGGGAATCGTGGAAGGCCTGGGCGCGCAGCCGATCCTGGCTCTCACGCAACTCGGCCACCAGACGGACGTTGTCCAGCCCGGTGGACAGCTGCCGCAGCACGACGGCCACCACCAGAGCGGTGGCCAGGGCGGTCTCGACCGGATCGAGAGTCGACCGGGTCAACAGCTGCCCGGCCACCAGGAAGGAGGCGAGTGTCAGTGGCAGGTAGGGCAGCCGGTGGAAGAGACGGTCCAGGGGCGCGGTGCCGGGTGTTGTGCTGGGCGTTTTGCTGGGCGTTGTGCCGGGCGGGTTCCCGGGGTGGCGTGGACGGGTATCGGTGAGGGCCCCGCCGGCGACGAGAACCAAGCCGGCGAGAACGGTCAGGTCGATCAGGGTCTGCGCCACGGGGGTGGCGGGGCGGCCCGCGTGACTGTCGGCCACCGCGACGGCCACCAGCCCGAAGCCGAGCAGGGCCGGTGCCGGGGTGTGGTCCGGAGCGTGGTCCCGGGAACGGGCACGGTCAGGGGTGCGGAAGAGGGCGATCAGGAGCACCAGCACGACGAGCGCGAGGTCGGCCAGCGAGGCGGTGAGTTGGAGGGCGCCCTCCCGGACCGCGGAGCGCAGCGAGGTGACCCAGAAGAGCAGGAACAGCGAGCCGATCACGACGATCGTGTCGAGCGCGAACACGACCTGGGCGAACGGGCGGCCAGCCTTCTCGGCCGGCCGGTGGCGGTGCGGCGAGGGACGGTGCGACGACCGACGGAGCGTGGACCGACGGGACGGCGCGGTCCGGAGCGCGGGGAGGACCAGTGCGGGGAGGCCGAGTGCGGGCAGGGCGAGTGCGGGCAGGGCGAGCACGGGCAGAACCAGCCGGCCGGCGTCGGCCAGGGCGGGGGAGCCGACGTGGTGACCGATCAGCTGGGTCGTGGTCCAGATACCCGTGCCGCCGGCCAGCAGGAGGCGCCAGTTACGGTCGCCGGCCGGGCCACGGGCTGCGGGGCGCCAGGTGTGCAACAGGCAGCCCGTGGCCAGGCCGCCGGCGAGCACCCGGTTCACGTCGTCGAGCGTGTGGTCGGCGAAGTCGTCGAGCAGGCCGGTGAGGGAGATGACGGTGAGACCGGCGAGGGCCATCCCGACGATCGTGACGATGCCGGTGACCGGCAGGCCGAACCTGGTCACGCCCGACGGGTTCACGCCCGCCTGATTCAACCCCGGCAAGGGGGCGCTGCCGGGAGGGCCGTCGGTGACCGCGGGGGAGAGGGCATCAGGTATCGAACGGCCAGGTATCGAGCCCACGCTGCCCTCCCTCGCCCTGGCCGGTTACACCGAGTGCAGCTTCGAACACAGCATAAGGAGTGAATGCGGTCCGATGCCCGATAAACCCGAAAGAGTTTTATACCGGACGCGGGTCACCCCGGCCGTTTCCGCGCGGACTTCCGGGTATGCGGGCGGGTGCGGTGTGGTAGCGGCCTGACCGCGGTGGGCAACAGTTGGCGATCGGCCGGGCCGGGCGGCCCCTCCCTTGCCCAAGGCTGTCGGTGCCTGCCCGTAGGCTGTGCCGCGCAGATCTTCGAGGTGATGTCGGCCTTGCGGGTGTGTGACCGGGGGAGATCGTCGGAGGAGGAACTACAGGTGGGAGAGAACCCGGTGGGCGGCGCACGGGTGCTCAACATCCCTAACCTGCTCAGTTTCGGCCGTCTGATGCTCGTTCCGGTGTTCGCCGTGCTGATCGTGACCGGCCATGTCGGCTGGGCGATCGCCGTGCTCGTGGTCAGTGGTTTCACCGACTACCTCGACGGCACGCTGGCGCGGCGCTGGGGGCAGACCACCCGGCTCGGGCAGATGCTCGACCCGATCGCCGACCGTCTCTACATCCTCACCACCCTGCTGGGCCTGGCCTACCGTGAGGTGATCCCGTGGTGGCTGGTGCTGCTGCTGATCGCCCGCGACGCGGTACTCGTCGGCTCACTGCTGCTGATGACGGCCGACGAGCGGCGCCCGCTGGAGGTCAGCTTCCTCGGCAAGGCCGCCACCGCCTGCCTGCTCTACGCCTTCCCCCTGCTGCTGCTCGGTGACGTCGACGGCCGGGTCGCCGATGTCGCGCAGCCCGTCGGCTGGGCCTTCGCCTGGTGGGGCACGTCGCTGTACTGGTGGTCGGCCCTGCTGTACCTGCGTCAGGCGTCCGCCGTGCTGGCCCGCCGCGACCGGCTGCGCACGCGTCCGCCCGGCAGTTCGTCAGCCGCTACCGCTCCGGGCCGCAATGCCGGAAAGACTGCCGGCAAGACCGCTGGAAAGACCGCCGGATGACGGCCACTCCCTCCCGGCCGCTCGACGCCTCGATGACGCTGCTGCGTGAGGTGATGGAGCGGCCGCTCGATCCCGGCTACGCGGCGGCGGCGTCGCACCCGCACCCACGTACCCGGGTGCGCACCGCCCTGACGCTGGTGCTCTCGATCGTCGCGGGCGCCGGGTTCGTCGTGGCGGTCGGCTCGATCCGGGTGCCGCAGCGTGAGTCGGAGAAGGTCAGCCAGGAGCTGCGGCAGGAGATCGAGCGTCGCGGCGATGCGGTCGACCAGCAGGAGCAGCGCAACGCCGACCTGTCCGCCTCGATCACGGCGTCGCAGCAGGCGCTGCTCGGTACCCGGGGCGCGGCCCTCAGCCGGCAGGTGCGCGACCTCGGGGCCCTGACCGGGGAGATCGCGGTCGGTGGCAAGGGCCTGACGGTCACGCTCGACGACGCGCCCGGCCGCGAGGAGGTCGGCGGCGACCCCCGTTCCGACACCGACTACTACGAGGGCGTGGTGCTCGACGCCGACGTGCAGGTGGTGGTCAACGGGCTGTGGGCCGCCGGGGCCGAGGCGATCTCGATCAACGGTGAGCGACTGACAGCCGTGTCGGCGATCCGCTCGGCCGGCGAGGCCATCCTCGTCGACTTCCGTCCACTCGTGCCGCCGTACGTCGTGTCGGTGATCGGTGACCAGGCGAAGCTGCAGACCGGCTTCGCCGAGGGCCCGGCCGGGCCGTACGTGCAGTCACTGCGTGACAACAACGGCATCAAGGTCGACATCGCCCGGGCAGACGACCTGACCCTGCCCGGGGCCGGTCAGTTCGTGCTGCGGAAGGCTGACCCGGTAGAAGAGAGCCCCGCACCGGAAGCATCAGACACTGGAGGACACACGTGATCGCGGCGATCGGTCTGCTCATCGGGGTGGTGGCCGGCCTCGTGCTGCAGCCCGAGGTCCCGCTCTGGTTGCAGCCCTACCTCCCGATCGCCGTGGTGGCGGCGCTGGACGCGGTGTTCGGCGGTGTGCGGGCCCTGCTCGACGGCATCTTCGACGACCGGGTCTTCATCGTGTCGTTCCTGTCCAACGTGGTCGTGGCCGCGCTGATCGTGTTCCTGGGTGACCACCTGGGTGTCGGCGCGCAGTTGTCCACCGGCGTCGTGGTGGTGCTGGGCATCCGGATCTTCTCCAACGCGGCCGCGATCCGCCGGCACATCTTCAAGGCCTGAGATGACGACCGACGATGGGAACACCCAGAATCAGCAAGACCCTCAGGACCACGAGGACACCCGACCGATCCCCGTGACTCCCGCGACCCCGGCGCCCCCCGCGACCCCGGCAGGCCGGGCCCGGCCCGGCTCTGACCCGGGGGCCGTGGCGGCAGGTGAACCCGACCCCACCCGAAGGGACGCGGAGAGCGGCGTGAACGAGGACGACCCGGAACGGTCCGCTGCGTCCGGGGAGCCGGCCCCCCAGGACGGCCCGGGGCTCAGCCGCCCGGAGTCGGGTCGCCCAGGGGCCGGTCGCCCGGAGCCCGATCGCGAAGGCCCCGATCTCCCCGGGCTTCGTCCAGAGCTTCGTCCCGGGCTTCGTCCTTCAGCCGGCCGGACACGGGTGATCCGGCCCGCGGGCGGGCGTCGTCCCGCGCAGTCGCACTCGTCCGGGAGCTCGGGTTCGGGGCGCCTGGCGCCAGGAAACCCGGCCGCCGAGGAACCGCGGTCCGCAAGCCCGGAGCCCGGAAGTCCGGTGCCCAGGAACCAGGAGCCTGGACGTCCGGTGTCCGGTAGCCCGGAGTCCGGAAGTTCGGTGCCCAGGAACCAGGAGCCCGGACAGCCGGTGTCCGGAAGCCCGGAGCCCGGACAGCCGGCACGGTCGGTGCGACCCGACCCGGCCGCCTCGTCCGGTAGAGCTCGGGACGAGAGGGCTCCCGGGGAGGTGCGCACTTCGTCCACCATGGGGGCCACCCAGGGGACCGGGCCTACCGACCCCGACACCACTCAACCCGCAACTCAGCCCGCAACTCAGCCCGCACCGACCCGGGGTGAGGACCCCCGGCCGTCACAGGCCCCGTCCACCGTTCGGGCCGGCTCTGCCATGGCCGACGCCGGATCCGCACTGCCGGAGGGCGGTGGTTCGGAGCCGCTGCGCGGCAGCGATGCTGAATCCGCGGCGCAGCCGGAACCGGTCAGCCCACGGGCCCGGCCGGCCCCACTGACCCGGCTGACGAGGGGGCAGCTGCTGGCGGCCCTTCTGCTGGCGGCGCTCGGGTTCGGGCTGGTGGTGCAGGCGAACCAGACGAAGTCCGGTGACCTCTCGTCGCTGAGTCAGAGCGAGCTCGTGCGCATCCTCGACGACGTCAGCAGACAGGGCGAACGGCTCGACGCCGAGGCCCGCGACCTGGAGCAGACCCAGAGTGACCTGCGGTCCGGCACCGACCGGGCGGCCGCGGCGGAGAAGGCGACCCGCGAGCGCCTGAGTGTGCTGGGAATCCTCGCGGGGACCGAGCCGGCGCAGGGGCCGGGGATCACGATCAAGATCGAGGACCCGCAAGCTCTGGTCGATTCGGCCACGCTGCTCGACACTGTGCAGGAACTGCGGGACGCGGGGGCCGAGGCGATCCAGTTCGGGCAGGTGAGAGTGGTGGCGAGTACCTCTTTCACCGACCCGGACACGGGCGGCGCCATCGTCACGGACGGCGTCGAGCAGTCACCGCCCTACCGGATCGTCGCCATCGGTGATCCGGCCACCATGGAGTCTGCCCTGAACATCCCCGGTGGCGTGCTGGAGACGCTGCACCAGGTGGGTGCTAGCGGTACGGTTGCGCGCAGGCAAGATCTCACCGTGTCCGCGGTGCGAGAGGTCACCAGCCCGACCTACGCCGTGCCCCGTACCGAGAACTGAGAAAGGACCATGAGGACGCAGTGAGCGATTTCGAGTACCCCGACGACCTGAAGTACACCACCGACCATGAGTGGGTAAAGGTCGACGGCAATGTCGTCCGGGTCGGCATCACCGCGTTCGCCCAGGAGGCGCTCGGTGACATCGTCTATGTCACCCTGCCCGACCAGGACGCGCAGGTGGAGTCCGGCACGACGTGCGGCGAGGTGGAGTCCACCAAGAGCGTGAGCGACGTGTACGCCCCGGTGACGGGTACGGTGACGCAGCGGAACGAGTCGCTCGACACCACACCTGAGCTGGTCAATTCCGACCCGTACGGCGAGGGCTGGATGTTCGAGGTCACCGTGCCGGACGCGACAGCCCTCACGGGTTTGCTCAGCGCGGCCGAGTACCAGTCCCAGCTCGACTGAGGACTAGCCACGTTCGGGTTTCGCGTTCGCCGGCACAAGGCGAGCCCCGCGGTCGTTCAGGAAGTCTCCCCGGAGATTCCCGAGCAGACCGACGGGGGACAGGGGACGACGCACATGCCTCGACCAACAGGTGAGGGTTACGCTAATCAAGATGTCACGAGACAGGAGATCGAGATGTCGGAACCGAGGTTCCTGAGCGGTCAGGGGCCGGAGGGCGCCAGCAGTGGGCAGTACGACACCACCCCTCTGGTCGAGACGACGATCTCCATTGCCGGTCTGCCCGGGCTGACCGGCAATGATGACGACCGGCCCACGGGGCTCTCCGGTGCGGAGCAGGCCGCGGTCGATGCACTGCCCGAGGCCTCGGCGCTGCTGGTGGTGCAGCGGGGGCCGAACGCGGGGGCCCGCTTCCTGCTGAACGCCGAGCGCACCAGCGCCGGTCGCCGGCCGGCCAGCGACATCTTCCTGGACGACGTCACCGTGTCCCGCAAGCACGCCGAGTTCGTCCGGCGGGACGGCGGCTTCTACGTTCGCGACGCCGGCAGCCTCAACGGCACCTACGTGGGTGGCGACCGGATCGACGAGGCGCTGCTGAAGGACGGCGACGAGGTCCAGATCGGCAAGTACCGGCTGGTCTTCCACCCCAGCCGCCGTACGCCCTGAAGCCGCCGTGGTGAGCGCGGCAGCGAGGGGCCGCGCGAGCGGTCCGGCCGGCAATCCGGCAGGCCGGACCGACCGGGCGGCGGCCCCTCGGGCGATGAGTATCGGAGCGGTGCTGGAACTGCTGCGGCAGGACTTCCCTGACATCTCGATCTCGAAGATCCGTTATCTGGAGGACCAGGGGCTGGTCGAACCTCAGCGCACAGCTGCGGGGTACCGGAAGTTCACCCCCGGGCACGTCGACCGCCTGCGGTACGTGCTCGGGGTGCAACGTGACCACTACATGCCGCTGCGGGTGATCCGCGAACACCTCGACGCCGTGGATGCGGGTCTGGAGCCACCGGTCGGCCGGTTCGGTGCGGGTGTGGCCCAGGGCTCGTTCGCGCCACGACTGGTCGAGGTGGTGCCCGAGGAACCCCGGCCGCAACCGCAGCGCCGGTTCAGCCGGGCCCAGGTCCTGTTGGCGGCCGAGATCGACGACGACATGCTGACGGCACTGCAGGCGCACGGTCTGGTCACGCCCCGGCCCTCCGGGCAGTTCGACGCGGACGCGATCGCGGTGGCCCGCACGGCGGGTGAACTGGCCGTGTTCGGGATCGAGCCCCGTCACCTGCGGGCCTTCCGCACGACCGCCGACCGTGAGGCCGGGCTGATCGAGCAGGTGACGAACCCGATCCGGGCCCGGGGCGACGGTTCCGGGGCCCGGGCCGACGACGTGGCGCAGGAGCTGTCCAGCCTGACCGTGCAGCTGCACGCGGCGCTGCTGAAGGCGGCGCTGGAGCGCGGCCAGTCCTGAGCCTCCCATGGCTCTAATTTCACCGAAAACGTCTCTCGGTCGCCGCGCCGCGCGGCGCCGGGGTACGTTTGCGGGGTGCGGGAGCTTGATGTGGTTGGTGTCAGGGTCGAGGTTCCCTCGAACAACCCGATCGTGCTGCTCAAGGAGCGGGACGGGGATCGCTATCTCCCGATCTGGGTCGGGGCGCCTGAGGCGAATGCGATCGCGAACGCCCAGCAGGGGCTGGTGCCACCGCGACCACTGACGCACGACCTGATGAAAGACGTGATCGAGGCCCTCGGCCGGCGGCTCTCCGAGGTGCGCATCGTCGCCCTGAAGGAGAACGTCTTCCACGCCGAGCTGGTCTTCGACGGAGGGCTGACCGTGAGCTCCCGGTCGTCCGACGCGATCGCACTGGCGCTGCGCGTCGGCTGCCCGATCGTAGGGGCGGAAGAGGTGCTGGAGGCCGGTGGCGTCTCGGTGCCCGACGAGGACGAGGACGAGGTGGAGAAGTTCCGCGAGTTCCTCGACAACATCTCGCCGGAAGACTTCGGCGAAGGTGGACAGGGCTCCGAGAACTCCTGAGCGGTCCGGCTTCACCGCTGCGGCGGGCAGCGGCAGCGTCGGTTCCGTGTCAACGCGCCACCCCTGCCGAGGCGGTACCGAAGAGGTCTCGGCCAGGACACCGGCGGGTGTCGGGGTGTTCCGATTGGTCCGAAAGAGGGGTGATCTGCCGACACGCCGCCCCCCTCGGATGCCGCCTCGTTGACGACGCCGGGTGCGCAGCCTACGGTTCAAATGAAACGACCCCGGTGTAGTTCTCCCGCTGCGATCCGTCTCCCTCGGACCAGCGTGCCGGACTAGGAACGTTGAATGGAGCCGCCGTGAGCGAGCGTAGCGAGCGAGATGCTGTGCCCGGTCACGTCGTCGCGCAGGCGCAGGGCATGCTCTTCACCGACGACCTGCCCGAGCTCGACGAGGAGGCCGGTTACCGCGGTCCGATCGCCTGCCGTGCTGCGGGAATCACCTACCGCCAGCTCGACTACTGGGCCCGCACCGGGTTGGTGCAGCCGACCGTCCGCAACGCGACCGGCTCGGGTACGCAACGGCTCTACAGCTTCCGCGACGTGCTCGTGCTCAAGGTGGTCAAGCGCCTTCTGGACACCGGTGTCTCGCTGCAGCAGATCCGCATCGCGGTGAACCACCTGCGTGACCACGGAGTGGAAGACCTGGCCCAGATCACCCTGATGAGTGACGGCGCCAGCGTCTACGAGTGCACCTCGGCGGACGAGGTCATAGATCTCGTCCAGGGCGGTCAGGGCGTCTTCGGCATCGCCGTCGGCCGGGTCTGGCGTGAGGTCGAGGGCACCCTCGCCGAGCTGCCCGCCGAGCGCGTGGGTGGCGACACGACCACCGGCACCAGCGACGACGAGCTCTCGGCCCGCCGCCGCCAGCGGGCCATCAGCTAGCCGACCGACAGATCAGCAGAAGAGCCCCGGGTCCGGTACCCCGGGGCTCTTCTGCTTTGCCGTGCTCAGACGGTGTGGACGTTCTCAGGCGGTGTTGCCGGCCTCAGGTAGGGCTGGCCTCAGGCAGGGCTGGCCTCAGCCGGTGCGGAGCTCACCTCGGCCGACGCCGGGCGCCGCCCCCGGGTGTTGGCGCGCAGCACGCGGGCCAGGTGGGCGTCGAAAGCATGCGCCAGTTCCTGTGCCGGGGCACCGGGCCAGCGGTGGATCGGCTGGCTCGCCCCCTGGGCCTGCTGCAGGGCGCTGCGCTCGCGGATGGACGGGCCCAGCACCAGCGGGCCGAACATGTCGGAGAGCTCCTGCAGGCGGTAGCGGTGCTCGGGGGAGCGCTCGCGGTACCGGTTCACCACCACGCCCAGCGGCTGCAGGGTCGGGGCGATGTTGCGCCGTACCTCGTCGATCGCGTGCAGGGCCCGGTCGGCGGCGGTCACGGAGAACAGCGCGGGTTCGGACACCACCAGGGCTCGCTGGCTCGCGGCCAGGCCGGAGCGGGTGATCGTGCCCAGTGACGGCGGGCAGTCGATGAGGACGAGCTGGTAGCCCTCGAGCTGGTGGATCGCGTGCGAGAGCCGGGC is a window of Kineosporia sp. NBRC 101731 DNA encoding:
- a CDS encoding DUF881 domain-containing protein; this translates as MTATPSRPLDASMTLLREVMERPLDPGYAAAASHPHPRTRVRTALTLVLSIVAGAGFVVAVGSIRVPQRESEKVSQELRQEIERRGDAVDQQEQRNADLSASITASQQALLGTRGAALSRQVRDLGALTGEIAVGGKGLTVTLDDAPGREEVGGDPRSDTDYYEGVVLDADVQVVVNGLWAAGAEAISINGERLTAVSAIRSAGEAILVDFRPLVPPYVVSVIGDQAKLQTGFAEGPAGPYVQSLRDNNGIKVDIARADDLTLPGAGQFVLRKADPVEESPAPEASDTGGHT
- the gcvH gene encoding glycine cleavage system protein GcvH, whose translation is MSDFEYPDDLKYTTDHEWVKVDGNVVRVGITAFAQEALGDIVYVTLPDQDAQVESGTTCGEVESTKSVSDVYAPVTGTVTQRNESLDTTPELVNSDPYGEGWMFEVTVPDATALTGLLSAAEYQSQLD
- a CDS encoding RtcB family protein translates to MQRLGEKIFNWASILEEKTREQAVRASQMPFIFPHLALMPDAHLGKGATVGSVIPTDRAIIPAAVGVDIGCGMIAVRTQWSEDQIRAQGDLSVLRIAIEREIPLSAGGYNTEARTVEPVVAERLTVLETKAEKAGFDPTSYTGKWKRQLGSLGSGNHFIEVTADETGTVWLFLHSGSRGVGNLIAQKHIKVARAQMEKWHIILPDLDLAYLVQDTDEFWSYINQMRWAQDFALANREEMMHRLMLCVADFMGEPVQDLELINCHHNFTQQENHYGKNLWISRKGAIQADEGRPGLIPGSMGTASYVVTGKGNKLSLNSSPHGAGRNFSRTAARKKFSIDDLRVAMKGIEYRDTDAFIDEIPAAYKDIDQVMADAADLVEVQHTLHQILNVKGD
- a CDS encoding DUF881 domain-containing protein yields the protein MADAGSALPEGGGSEPLRGSDAESAAQPEPVSPRARPAPLTRLTRGQLLAALLLAALGFGLVVQANQTKSGDLSSLSQSELVRILDDVSRQGERLDAEARDLEQTQSDLRSGTDRAAAAEKATRERLSVLGILAGTEPAQGPGITIKIEDPQALVDSATLLDTVQELRDAGAEAIQFGQVRVVASTSFTDPDTGGAIVTDGVEQSPPYRIVAIGDPATMESALNIPGGVLETLHQVGASGTVARRQDLTVSAVREVTSPTYAVPRTEN
- a CDS encoding small basic family protein; this encodes MIAAIGLLIGVVAGLVLQPEVPLWLQPYLPIAVVAALDAVFGGVRALLDGIFDDRVFIVSFLSNVVVAALIVFLGDHLGVGAQLSTGVVVVLGIRIFSNAAAIRRHIFKA
- a CDS encoding bifunctional diguanylate cyclase/phosphodiesterase, whose protein sequence is MTRFGLPVTGIVTIVGMALAGLTVISLTGLLDDFADHTLDDVNRVLAGGLATGCLLHTWRPAARGPAGDRNWRLLLAGGTGIWTTTQLIGHHVGSPALADAGRLVLPVLALPALALPALGLPALVLPALRTAPSRRSTLRRSSHRPSPHRHRPAEKAGRPFAQVVFALDTIVVIGSLFLLFWVTSLRSAVREGALQLTASLADLALVVLVLLIALFRTPDRARSRDHAPDHTPAPALLGFGLVAVAVADSHAGRPATPVAQTLIDLTVLAGLVLVAGGALTDTRPRHPGNPPGTTPSKTPSTTPGTAPLDRLFHRLPYLPLTLASFLVAGQLLTRSTLDPVETALATALVVAVVLRQLSTGLDNVRLVAELRESQDRLRAQAFHDSLTGLPNRALFDQRLRHAIRGGRPLGLLFCDLDDFKAVNDRLGHTVGDDLLRAVGDRLRDCVGPGDTVARLGGDEFAVLMEDATEGPDVIGRRILASVGKPFQLTHHGQEARVRVGASVGVAVLDRVAPDASPESLLAGVDQAMYAAKRRGKNQLVTFRTGSGDRTGQDRYLPLFDPAAPPEQTVPEQQRAQDAAPPPPVGSPAPPPGLPRVMDPQTGPIPRPGSRPVTGGLTTPAAVYRASGQARPEPPRPVPSPEDAKEAEKEKLVAATQRDTERWMAEYEESERRASERNAAQMRAFEALQIEAEVRAGTRPEAEIIPFSRATELKQKARPSAGAIASSSVDAVDPDDPDGPTDDTLERAEQLATLSLDHIDVLYRPVIDLKTGKLQALSSTVRWRHPVHGLMTPDSLMAAAEHAGLRRALEERLFDAICHDIALLRKAPAWDTLTAHVPLNASYITDERLAIVVERTLRRHELPGRALVLHLTETRPVNDLPAAAGILGRITDLGVGIGLDAFGSGPSGLGLLTHLPIGSIVLDESLTTADPQSRAARVLAGTIAMTPGLDLLLIADGVDHQEQADRLGGLGVHQGQGPLYGQPVPLPELDLRRLPTTPA
- a CDS encoding CDP-alcohol phosphatidyltransferase family protein, with protein sequence MGENPVGGARVLNIPNLLSFGRLMLVPVFAVLIVTGHVGWAIAVLVVSGFTDYLDGTLARRWGQTTRLGQMLDPIADRLYILTTLLGLAYREVIPWWLVLLLIARDAVLVGSLLLMTADERRPLEVSFLGKAATACLLYAFPLLLLGDVDGRVADVAQPVGWAFAWWGTSLYWWSALLYLRQASAVLARRDRLRTRPPGSSSAATAPGRNAGKTAGKTAGKTAG
- a CDS encoding FHA domain-containing protein is translated as MPRPTGEGYANQDVTRQEIEMSEPRFLSGQGPEGASSGQYDTTPLVETTISIAGLPGLTGNDDDRPTGLSGAEQAAVDALPEASALLVVQRGPNAGARFLLNAERTSAGRRPASDIFLDDVTVSRKHAEFVRRDGGFYVRDAGSLNGTYVGGDRIDEALLKDGDEVQIGKYRLVFHPSRRTP